In Myxocyprinus asiaticus isolate MX2 ecotype Aquarium Trade chromosome 16, UBuf_Myxa_2, whole genome shotgun sequence, a single window of DNA contains:
- the LOC127453742 gene encoding mpv17-like protein produces the protein MSRVWAMFKSHPYICNIVGYTTLFATADLIQQSIMGTALDKGTVHKLGEVGGDTSKTSNEGFTEAGEAETDILTLYNIDISDSEGNKKDFEEKETLAPVQRVSRLHGIDWAQTARVALVGFCFHANFNYHWPRGLERIFPGGGTKRVSLKVFLDQLIAAPTTISAFYIGLSTLEGAEDPFEDWRNKFWTSYKTGVVYWSTMQAVNFSLVPPVARTVYVGGVALAWTVFLCHFRQQRSNSLS, from the exons ATGAGCAGAGTCTGGGCTATGTTCAAATCCCATCCATACATCTGCAATATAGTGGGATACACAACGCTGTTTGCCACAGCAGACCTCATTCAGCAAAGCATTATGGGAACAGCACTGGACAAAGGGACTGTGCACAAGCTAGGTGAGGTGGGAGGGGATACGTCTAAGACCTCTAATGAAGGATTTACTGAGGCAGGAGAAGCAGAGACAGATATTCTGACACTGTATAATATAGACATAAGTGACTCAGAAGGCAATAAAAAGGATTTTGAAGAAAAGGAAACATTGGCTCCAGTACAACGTGTTTCACGGCTTCACGGCATTGACTGGGCCCAGACTGCTCGGGTGGCACTGGTTGGGTTCTGTTTCCATGCCAACTTCAATTACCATTGGCCACGGGGTTTGGAAAGGATATTTCCAGGTGGAGGGACCAAGAGAGTATCACTTAAAGTGTTTCTGGACCAATTAATTGCAGCCCCCACAACAATAAGTGCTTTCTACATTG GGCTGAGCACATTAGAGGGTGCAGAAGATCCCTTTGAAGACTGGAGGAATAAATTCTGGACTTCTTATAAG ACTGGAGTGGTGTACTGGTCAACTATGCAG GCTGTGAATTTCTCTCTGGTCCCACCTGTGGCTCGTACGGTCTATGTTGGAGGAGTCGCTCTTGCATGGACTGTCTTCCTGTGTCATTTCAGGCAGCAGAGGAGTAACTCTCTGAGTTAG